Within the Bradyrhizobium ottawaense genome, the region CTGATCTTGGACTTCATCCGCTCGACGGCGCGGGCCATGTCGTCCCGAGTGGCGTCTTCCACCACGTCGACGTCAAAACCCTGGGCGCGCAGCGCCACCGTCAGTCCGCGGGCGTCGTTGATGGGCTGCGCCAGCGGCGCGGCAGCATCCGGATAATGGCCGTTGCCGATGACGAGCGCGACACGCGCCGCACCGTTGCCGATCGAGCCGGTCTGCTCGGTCCCGATCGCCTTGGCGGCATCGAGCGAGCGCTTGTTCAACGCCGCATGGGCGCCGATCGCCAACGACACCAGGCCGACCAGAGCGACGGCAATGGTGACGGGGCGACGGGTGATGCGAAGCTGCGTCAAATTCATCGTTTCCATTCCCAATCGTTTTCCAGCGCGCGCCAGTTAGTCGCGCCAATGCCGGTTAGGTTTGAGGGGTTGCCAAATCTGTGCCGCTCAATTGCGCTCAATTTGCGGCACTGCAACAAAGAAACCCTTAACCCGCAGGGCCGGCCGGGGCAACCTCCTTTGGCGCATGGAGCCGATGGCGGTGGATGATGGCCGGAACTCGGGTCAAGTTATGTGATGTCAATCACATTTGTGTTTCCCGCGGACTTGTATAGTTTTCAAGGGCTTGCAGGCCGCGTTCGGCCGGCGGTGGCTGCCTTTAGGTCCCTTGGGGCTTCCGGCAGCCTCGGTTCACCGTTCCGGCTGAAAGAATCGGCATGGGCTTCCAGTATTTCGCCGGCGCGGCGCTTCGCGCGCTGACCGCCCGGAAGGACGGCCCGTCGCTGTACGACGTCTGCGATCCCGTGCTGCTGAACTATCGCGGCGGCGACCCCCATCTCGGAAAATTCTACAAGACCGCGCTCGGCAACCCGGCGTTGCGACCGCTGCTCCGCCGCACCGGGTTGCCCGCCCTGAACGACGAAGGCCGGCTGCAACGGCTGCGCGCGGCGCTGACCCATGCCCGCGACGCCGCCGAGCCGGACTGGGCCGCGGTCGGCGCCCCCATCGCCGAGCTGATGGCCGATATCGGCGTTGAACACCCCCAGCCGGCGAAGGTTGCGGCCACGGCCCGCGCGCCAGCTGCCGCCGAGATCGAGCGCGTGATCCGCCGCTGCGGCGCGCATCTGCTGGGCTCGTTTGCCAAGAACGGCTTCATCCCGACCTATGCGGCGTTCAACCTGCTCGGCGATCCCGACATGGGCGGGCGCGAAATGCTGATGGCGCTGACCGGGCTGAACGCCCGCGGCTACAAGAATTCGACCTTGCTGTTCAACCTGGCGCGGATCTTCATCGCGCATTCGCCGGCGCGCGCGCTGATCAACCCGCCCTGGACGGGGATCGCCGAACCGATGTGGGAGCCGGTACAGATCCGGCACCGCTCGGCCTATTACGACGCGTTCTTCACCGAGGCGCTGCTGAGCTTTGTCGAAACCGGCCTCGCCTCCGGCGAGGAGATCGCGGCGTCGCAGCGCGCGATTGCCGACATGGTGGAGTTTTGCCTGAAGACCAGCGCCGAGGAAGTGCCCTCGCATGACGGCTCCAAGGTGCGGGTGGTCACGGCGCTGGCGCCGGGGTCCGGGCCGCGGTTCTCGCGCTTCTTCGCGCAGATCAAGCAGGACCTCGGCTTCGGTATCTATGTGCCGGATTGCGACACCACGGCGTGTTCGTTCTCGGCCGCGACCCAGGCCGGCTCGACCGATCCGATTCTGGATCAGCCGCTGCTCGACTTCTACCGCGGCTATCAGGTGCGCGAGGGCGCCAACGAACCGCGCGTCACCGTGCCCTTGAACGACCATGTCGATTACGAGGGCGGCGTCGTCACCTGGATCGACAACCTCGCCGGCGAGCGGCCCTACGGCAACGACCTCGATCCGACCCTTAATCTCGACATTCTCGAGGTCAGCTTTCGCCATCTCGGCCGCTGGAAGATCCTCGAGACGCCGCAGCGGCTGGAAACCGTGCACCGCATCATCGGCTTCCAGCGCAAGCTCGCGGAAAGCGGCGCGTTCGCCCAGCCGCGCTCGCACATCTACTACCTGCCGGAGCTCTACTCGGCCTATTTCGGCCGCTGCCATGCCGCGTTCATGGCGTTGCCTTTGGTGGCGCGGCAGGCGATCGATCCCGACGGCCATTTTGAATTCATCCGCGGCAAGGTGCTGGCCTATGTCGAGGGCGAGCTGATTACGCGGGAAATGAATGCGTTCGATGCGGCCTTGGCGCTGATGGCCTTGGCGCATCTCGGCGCCGATGTTGCGACCTTTGCGCCGGCGCTGCATTGCATCGTCGCCCACTTCGGCGAAGGCGGCCGGCATGGGCCCTACAAGGCCTATGAGTGGAACAAGATGAAGACCCCGACGCGGATTCTGGTCGGCGGCCCCGAGGTGACGTCGGCCTTCGTGCTGATGGGGCTGGCGCTGGCGAGAAGGAAAATGGCGAAGAGATGAACGTCTCTTACCCTCCGCTGGAGGGGGAGGGTCGGCACGGATCGAGCGAAGCGAGATTCGTAACGGGGTGGGGTGATCTCTCAACTCGCACCGCTGGTGAGGAGAGACCGTCACCCCACCCCGCCGCTTCGCACCCTCCCCCTCCAGGGGAGGGTGAAGATTTCTCGCGTTAAGTTGAAGGCGGGCGGGTGCCCGGCTGTTGGCAAGCCGGTCTCAATACCCGCACAATGATTAGGCAGGTCTGGATTAGGCAGATTTGATTGAGGCCTTTGCGCTCACTTTCGGGATTGCCGATGACATCGAAGTTCTTGCTCGCCGCCATCCTGTCGCTGCTGCCGGTTCTGGCGCAGGCGGCCGATATCACTGGCGTCCCCAAAATCCGCGAAGGCGACCATATCCAGATCGGCAACAGCCGCATTCGCCTGGGCGGTATCGACGCGCCGGCGGTGGACCAGCTCTGCCTGAACAATTCGGGCGAGCGCTGGACCTGCGGCGTCGCCGCCCGCGACGAACTGATCAAGCATGTCGACGGCAAGAGCTGGACCTGTCATCCCAGAAACACCGATCGCCGCGGCCACACCGTGGCGCGCTGCGAGGTCGAGGGCGAGGACATCCAGAAATGGCTGGTGTCGAACGGCTGGGCGCTGTCCTACACCCGCGTCAGCCACGACTACGACGCCGATGAAAAAGCCGCGCGCGAGGCCAAGGCCGGGATGTGGCAGGGCGCATTCATCGCGCCGTGGGACTGGCGCGTCCGCAACAAGAAGACCGCCATTCTCGGCGCCGCCAAGGCGCCGGAAAATGCCAAATCGATCCTGTTGGCATCGGCCTCGGGCCCGGTCGCGCCCTCGCCCGACTGCACCATCAAGGGCAACGTCAACAGCTCGGGCGAATGCATCTATCACACGCCGGCCAGCCGCTGGTATGCGCGGATCCAGATGCATGTGAACAAGGGCACCCGCTGGTTCTGCTCGGTCGAGGACGCCGAAGCCGCCGGCTGCCGCGAGACCAAACGCTAGCGGCGTTGGGGGCCTCATGGTTCACAAGGCGAAGCGAAGCTTCGTCCGGAGACGCGCGGCGTTGCCGCGCTCCTCACCATGAGGAATTCACAGTCTCTCCTTCATCCTGAGGAGGCGCGTAGCGCCGTCTCGAAGGATGAAGCCTCCGCCAAAGACAGATAAGCTATCATCTGCCAGATCATGATTGCGAGAGCCCGTCCCCGTGTCTGACCTTTACGACGAACTGGAATCGCAGCGGCAGCGCGAGCATTCGCGGCTGGAGCGCGTTCTGCTGCTCTCGCTCGTCGTCGTCGCGGCCTATACCGCGCTGGCCTATCTGCTGCTGCCGTTGTTCTGGACTCATTACGAGCACCAGAAAGGCCTCGCCAACCTGCCGATGGTGACGCGCACCGCGCAAGGCATTCCCGGCGATCCCATGAATGTCGGCCTGGTCGGCAATCTCGGCGACGTGGTCTGCGCGATGCATGCGGCCGGCTGGTATCCGGCCGATCCGATCACGCTGAGATCGTCGATCGAGATCGTCGGCTCCGTGCTGCTGGACCGGCCCTACAGGGATGCGCCGGTGAGCAATCTCTATTATCTCGGCCGCCGCGAGGATCTCGCCTTTGAAAAGCCGATCGGCCAGAACGCCGATCGCCGCAACCATGTGCGTTACTGGAAAGTGCTGGACCAGGGCGAGGAAAAGCGTCCGGTGTGGCTCGGCGCCGCGACGGAAGATCGTGGCGTCGGCGTCAGCCGATATACCGTGGCGGTGACGCATCATATCAGCGCCGACCTCGACGCCGAACGCGCGCTGCTGGCGGCCGATCTGGAAAACGCCGGCATGGTCGACGCCAAATATCAGGTCACCGGCATCGGGCCGACGCTTGCGGGCCACAACGGCGGCGGCGACCTCTATTACACCGACGGCGAGATCTGGGTGCTGCGGCTGGTCGAAGCCTGCAAGAAGCGCGACGGGCCCGCGGTGACGATCCCGAGCCCGCCGGCGACCGAGATGAAGGATCAGATCTGGCACACGATCGCCGATGCGGTGTCGAAGTGATGCGGACCGATGCAGCGAGAACACTCGGAGCAATTGGGTCTTTTTGCGGCTCTGGATGGCGTCGCTGCACTCGCAATGACGGCTTCGATCGCATATTGTGGAACGCAGGGCTGAAGCTCCAAAGTTGAATCTCCGACAAGGAAAACCAACACATGACCGTTCGCGCGGGCCGGGAATTTCTGGCCATCCCCGGGCCCACCACCATGCCCGACGAAGTGCTGCAGGCGATGCATCGCCCGGCGCTCGACATTTATTCCAACGAGATGGTGGAGCTGACGCACGGCCTGCTCGCCGATCTGTCCAAACTGTTCAGAACCAAAGGCCATTCCTACATCTACATCGCCAACGGCCACGGCGCCTGGGAGGCGACCCTCTCCAACGTGCTGTCGCGCGGCGACAAGCTGCTGGTGCTGGAAAGCGGCCGCTTCGCGATCGGCTGGGGCAGTGCCGCCGCCGCGATGGGCGTCGATGTCGAGGTGCTGAAGGGCGACTGGCGCCGCGCGATCCGGCCCGCCGAGGTCGAGGCACGGCTACGCCAAGACAAGGATCACAAGATCAAAGCCATCGTCGCGGTGCAGGTCGACACGGCCTCGGGCGCCTACAACGACATCGAAGCCATCGGCAAGGCGATCAAGTCCTCCGGTCATCCGGCATTGTTCATGGTCGACACCGTGGCGTCGCTCGGCTGCATGCCGTTCGAGATGGACGCATGGGGGATCGACGTCGCGATGTCCGGTTCGCAGAAAGGCCTGATGACACCGCCCGGCCTCGGCTTCGTCGCCGCCAACGACCGCGCCCGCGAAGTGCACAAGAAGGCTGATCTGCGCACGCCCTATTGGGACTGGACCGAGCGCGACGGCAGCGAGCACTACCGCAAATATGCCGGCACCGCGCCGGTGCATCTGTTGTTCGCGTTGCGCAAGGCGATCGACATGCTCACCTCCGAGGGCCTGGAAAACGCCTTCCTGCGCCATAGCCTGCTCGCCGAAGCGGTGCGCCGCGCGGTTTCGGTCTGGGCCGAGGGCCAGGTGCTCGGCTTCAACATTGCCGAGGCGAACGAGCGCTCCAACACCGTTACGACGGTGACGATGAACGGCCATGATCCTGCTGCGCTGCAGCGCTACTGCAAGGAAAAATGCGGCGTGGTGCTCGGCACCGGGATCGGCGACCTCTCGGGCCAGGCGTTCCGGATCGCCCATATGGGTCACGTCAACGCCCCGATGATCCTGGGCACGCTCGGCGTGATCGAAGTCGCGCTCAATGCGCTCGATATCCCCCACGGCAAGGGCGGAACCGAAGCCGCGATCGAATATCTCGGCGAAAGCGTGAGTGCGTGACACTTCACCCTCTCCTGGAGCCCCGTTTCGATTGAATCGAAACGGAACTCTGGACTGCTTATCTTGACGCGCTTTCTTGACGCGAACCGGGGCCGCTTCGCTGGAAAACGCTCTGGCGGGGCGGGCTAAATTACTTGCAGCCCTTCGACTTACGGTGGCTTTTCCTCGCCGCATTTTTCGTGCTTATACTGGCATACAAGTATACAAGCGCCGGACGCTGATCCGCGTAAGAAAAATGCTGGAGGAATCCGATTGGCGTCCGTTGATTTGCGTGGCCTGACCAAGCGCTTTGGTGCGCTTGCCGTGGTCGATAACGTCTCGCTGCGGATCGATCACGGGCAACTGGTCTGCCTGCTCGGTCCATCCGGCTGCGGCAAAACCACGACATTGCGGCTGATCGCGGGATTTCTGGAACCTTCCGACGGCGAAATCCATGTCGGCGACCGGCTGGTATCGTCGAAAGCGCGCACGCTGCCGCCCGAGCAGCGCAAGATGTCGATGATCTTCCAGAGCTACGCGCTGTGGCCGCATATGACGGTCGCCGAAAACATCGTCTATGGCCTGCGCCTGCGCAAAATGGACCGCGACACCATTGCGAAAAAGCTCGCGGCGATTCTCGCCACCACCAAGCTCGAGCCCCTGGCGCAACGCTATCCCGGCGAACTCTCCGGCGGCCAGCAACAGCGCGTGGCGCTGGCGCGCGCGTTGATCGTCGAGCCCGAAACGCTGCTGCTCGACGAGCCCTTGTCGAATCTCGACGCCAATCTGCGCGAGGAGATGCGGTTCGAGATCCGCAGGCTGCACGACGAATATCGCTACACGACGGTTTATGTCACCCACGACCAGTCCGAGGCCATGACCACCGCCGACCTGATCGCGGTCATGAACGGCGGCAAGATCGACCAGCTCGGTTCGCCGGAAGACATCTACGCACGGCCGGAATCAGAATTCGTCGCGCGCTTCATCGGCGCCAGCAACGTCATCAAGGGCACCGCGCGCGACGGCAACCATGTTTCCTTCGCCGGCGCGACCCTGCAGGTGATCGGTGCGCCGCTCGCGGCGGGCCAGAGTGCGGCGGTTGCGATCCGCCAGCACGACATCGGGCTTTCGACCCAGGCGCCGGTTTCGCCCGATAACACGATCAAGGCCGTCGTCACCCGTCAGGTCTATCTCGGCGCCGCGCGCGACTACATGGTCGAAGTCGCCGATGGCACGGCGCTGCGTGTCACCACGCCGACCGAAACCAATGTCGGCAAAGGCAGCGAAGTCTGGCTGACAATGCCGCCGGACCGCTGCCGCGCCTTGAGCCGCTAAATAACAAGAAAGAAACGGGAGGACGCGATGAAACAAACAAGGCCTTCACGACGCGATATCCTCAAAGGCTCGACGGCGCTTGCGCTTGGAACCGTATTCGCCTCCGCGGCCCGCGCCGAGGCGCCGCCGCCGGAAGCGATCACGCCGCAACTGATCGAAGCGGCGAAGAAGGAAGGCAAGGTCGTCTGGTACACCTCGATCGACCTGTCGGTATCCGAGAAAATCGCGGGCTCCTTCAAGGCGAAGTATGGCGTCGAGGTGCGGGTCGAACGCACCGGCGCCGAGCGGGTATTCCAGCGGATCGGACAGGAATACGCCAGCAGCGTTTACGCCGTCGACATCGCCAACTCGTCGGATGCGTCGCATCTGCTGGCCTGGAAGAAGCAGGGCATCCTGCTGCCTTACGTGCCGGAAGACGTCGCGAAGTATTACAAGCCCGAACACCGCGACCCCGATGGCACCTTTGCCGGCTTCCGCGCCACGCTCAGCCCGATCGCCTACAATACCAAGCTGGTGAAACCCGAGGACGCACCGACGAGCTACAAGGACCTGCTCGATCCCAAATGGAAGGGCAAGATCGTCAAGGCGCATCCCGGCTATAGCGGCACCATCCTGACGGCCACTTTCGAAATGGTGCGCGATGTCGGCTGGGAATATTACGAGAACCTCGCCAAGCAGAACATCATGCAGGTGCAGTCGGCGACCGATCCGCCAAAGAAACTGTCACTCGGCGAACGCAGCGTGATGGCCGACGGCACCGAATACAATATCTTCCTGCTCAGGGAATCCGGCCAGCCGGTCGAGGCGGTCTATGCGACGGAAGGAACGCCGTTCATCGTCGGGCCGAACGGCATTTTCAAAGCCGCGCCCAATCCCAATGCGGCAAAACTGTTCCAGAACTACTGCTTCACGCCGGAAGCCCAGCAGATCGTCATCGACGCCGGTGGACTGCGGTCGTTGCATCAACAGGTGAAGGAGCATCCGGGGCGCAAGCCGCTGGCCGACATCAAGCTGATGAAGGAAGACGCCGCCAGCGCCGAGGCTCAAAGCGAAGAGATCAAGGCGCGCTATCAGAAGATCTTCCGCGTTTGACGAAGCCCGAGGGAGTTTCAGCCATGCGAAAAAAACTGAGCCGGCGCGATGTCCTGCAAGGCGCGGCAAACGCTTCCGCGGCGTTGGCAGCGGGAAGCGTGTTCGCCTCGCCGGCTCGCGCCGAGGCTCCCGCGCCGGTCGCGATCTCGCCCGCTCTGGTGGACGCGGCCAAGAAAGAAGCCAAGGTCATTCTGTATTCCTCGATGGACCTGCCGGTCGGCGAAAAGCTCGGCAAGGCGTTCGAGGCCGCCTATCCCGGCATCTCCGTGCAGATCGAGCGTTCCGGTTCGGAGCGGCTGTTTCAGCGGCTCGACCAGGAATTCGGCTCGGGCATCCGCGCTGCCGACATCGTCAACACCTCGGATGCGTCGCACATCATCTCCTGGAAGAAGAACGGCTGGCTGGCGCCGTTCGTGTCTGATGATATCGCCCAGCATTTCCTTCCTGACTATCGCGACCCCGACGGCATGTCCGCGACCTCGCGGATCTATCTGTCGTCGATCGCCTACAACACCAAACTGGTGAAGCCCGAGGACGCACCGAAAAGCTACGCCGACCTGCTCGATCCGAAATGGGCCGGCAAGATGGTCAAGGGCCATCCCGCCTATAGCGGCACCATCATGACCGCGACCTTCCAGTTGATCCGCGAGCTGGGCTGGGACTATCTGGACAAGCTGTCGAAGCAGCGCGTGATGCAGGTGCAGTCGTCGACCGATCCGCCAAAGAAGCTGTCGCTCGGCGAGCGCGCTGTCATGGCCGACGGCAACGAATATGGCGTCGTGCTGCTGAAGGAAGCGGGCCAGCCGGTCGAGCCGATCTATCCGACCGAGGGCACGCCGACGATCTCGGGGCCGACGGCCATCTTCGCTTCGGCGCCGCATCCCAATGCCGCGCGGCTGTTCCAGGCCTGGCTGCACACCCGCGAGACCCAACAGTTCTTCACCGACTACACCGCGCAATATTCGGCGCATGCGCAAGTGGTGCCACACCTGGGACGCCGAAAACTCTCCGACATCAAGCTGATGAAGGAAGATGCGGCCGGCGTCGAGAAAATGGCGGAAGAAATCAAGACGCGCTATGCGCGACTGTTCAGGGTTTAGGGTGCTGCCGCCCCCAACCAACAACGTCATTCCGGGATGGTCCGAAGGACCAGACCCGGAATCTCGAGATTCCCCGATGCGCATTGCGCATCTGAGGTTCGATGCTTCGCATCGCCCCGGAATGACGGAGAGACAATTTACATGACCATCACCACCACTGCCGCCCCGAAAGCCCGCATCGACTGGACCAAGCCGGTGCTGTCGCTGGTTGCGCTCTGCATGGTGGTGCTGATCGCGCTGCCGATGTCCTGGCTTGCGATCTACGCGTTCACCGACAAGGCGCGGCATCCGACGCTGCAGAATTTCGTCACTTTGTTCACCAATCCGGATTTCCTCGATCCGCTGCTGACCACCGCGATCATCGCCACCACTTCGGCTTTGATCTGCTGCCTGGTCGCCGCGCCGATCGGCTGGCTGGTCTCGCGCACCGACATGCCGGGGCGGCAGACCATCCGGGCGCTGGTGACGGCCTCGTTCGTGACGCCGCCGTTTCTCGGCGCGGTCGCCTGGGAACTATTGGCCGCACCGAACAGCGGACTGCTGAACCAGCTTTATCGCACCCTGACCGGCGCCGAGTCGGACTCCTATCTGTTCAACATCTATTCGCTGACCGGGATCATTTTCGTGATCTCCTGCTACACCTTTCCGTTCGTGTTCGTGCTGGTGGCCAATGCGCTCGACAATATGCCGGGCGAACTCGAAGACGCGTCCGCCATTCTCGGCGGCAAGGCCTGGACCACGGCGCGGCGTATCACGATTCCGCTGGCGCTGCCGGCGCTGGTCGCCGGCGCGCTGATCGCCTTTTTGCAGGCGATGACGCTGTTCGGATCGCCCGCGATCCTGGCGCTGCCCGCCGGCTTCCACACCATGACCACGAAAATCTGGAGCCTGTTCCAGTATCCGCCGAAGCTGGAACTCGCGGCGGCCGCCGCGGTGCCGCTGCTGGTGCTGACGATCCTGCTGCTGCAGGGCCAGAAATTCCTGCTCGGCCGCCGCGGCTATTCGGTGGTCGGCGGCAAATATGGCGCGCCGCGCCAGGTCGAACTGAAAGCCTGGCGCTGGGTCGCGCTGGCGTTCTGCCTGGTCGTGCTGCTCAATCCGGTGTTCCTGCCGTACATGGCGTTGCTCAACGCGGCGTTCTCGCCGAACGCGACCACGCTGGTGACGCCGTCGACCGCGACCTGGCACAACGTCGTCTTCGTGTTCACGGAATTGTCGTCGACCCAGCTCGCGCTCAAGAACACGGTGATCCTGGGCGCCTCCACCGCGACCATCGGCACCGCCCTCGCGCTGGTGATTGCCTATGTCACCACCCGCCGCGTGATTAGGGGCCACCGTATCCTCGGCTTTCTCGCCACCGCCCCCGTTGCGGTGCCCGGCATCGTGCTCGGCGTCGGCCTGTTCCTGAGCTACACGCGACCGCCCTTCGTGCTCTACGGCACGCTGTGGATCCTGCTGATCGCGTTTCTCACCATCAACCTGCCGTCGGCCTATCAGCAATTGCAGGCGGCGTTCGCCACCATCCATCCCGAACTGGAAGACGCCAGCCGCATCCTCGGCGCGACACGGCTGCAATCGCTGCGCCAGATCACCGCTCCCTTGCTGCGCACCGGCGTGATCGCGACCTGGTGCTTCATCTTCATCGGCGTGATGCGGGAACTGTCGGCAGCGATCGTGCTGTTCACCTCGCAGACCAAGGTGTTGAGCGTGCTGATCTACGATCTCAACGAAAGCGGCGACCTCGCCGCGATCTCGGTGCTCGGCATCGCGATGCTGGTGATTACCTTCGCGGTGGTGATGGCCGTCAACCGGATCCCGATGTTCGGCGGCAACGCGACGGCGCGGTTGAGGAATAGCTGAACCCTCATGGTGAGGAGGCGTGAAGCGCCGTCTCGAACCATGAGGCCACGGCTGTGCCATTCATCCTTCGAGACGCAGGCTACGCCTGTTCCTCAGGATGAGGCCTTCTACCGTTCCAGCCGATACGCATCGACCTGCGACTTGAGCTGCTCCAGCGACGCCAGCGGGGCCGACGGCTCGACGGCGTATTTCCGCTCCGCCAGCCACGACAGCACCTTCAGGTCGATCGCCGGCGAATGGTGGATGACGTCGCCGTAATTTTTAAGGTCATGCGTTACTTCCTTCACCGCACGAAAATCGAACAGGCGCACGTTGGGAAATTGCAGCAGGCGCGGAAACGCGTAAGCGGTAAAATCGTAGACGGTCTTCAGCGCCGACGGCGCAGCGTCCCGCATCGCCGCGAATTGCAGGATCGAATAAGGTGGGAAGTAAATATCAAACGTTACGTCCGGATGTTTCGAAATCAACCCAACGGCATCGCGCTCGAAGGCCCGGACCATCGCCTCATACGCGTAGCCGTCGGCGAGATAGCGGCTGCGCACGGGATCGGTGATGTGCTTGTAGGCGGCGAGCGCCTTTCTGGCATTGTAGCTTCCGGCGACGTCGTATTCGGGCGGCAGCGAATTGATGTCGTCGACATCGGCGATCGGGAACTTGAAGACCAGGTCCGACGTCAGCTGCGCGACGGCGGGCTCAAGCTGCGGCAGCGATCGCGCCAGGATCCACAGCGACTCCCGCGCCATCTGGCCGCTGAACAGATAGCCGGCAAGGCCCGCGGCACTGCGGCGATAGAGCCCAGAGGGAAGATAGACATCGGAATCCGGCTCCGGCGCATCGTGAAAAATCCAGTCGTCGAGCTGCCAGACCACGCGCTTGGGATGGCGCGCCATCGCCGCATCAAGCACAAAGCTCTGTTCGCGCGAGCTCGATCCCGTCATCGACAGTTTTAGCGAACGACCGCCCAGGATCCGGTCGATGTCGCGCTGACGGAAATGAATGGCGAGCGAGGTACCCATGACGGTGGTGTCGAATGGCTGGCTTTGGATCAGGCCGGCGTCCTGCATTCGCGTGTCAGCCGAGTACATCGCCGGAAACAGCCGCGCCGGGCGGAACAACTGCAGGGGATCGACGACAAAGTTGAGCGCCGCCGCCATCAGCATGATGAACGCGCCCGCGCACAGAAACTTCAGGAGATTTTTGGCGACAGGGCTCATCAGAACCTGAAGTAGATGAATTCGCTGTGCTGCTGGATTCCCAGGATCCCGAACGCCAGCACCGCGGCGGTGGCATAGAGGAACCAGGGACGCAGCCGCGCCTTGGCCAGATTGTCGCCGACAGTGCGGCGCGCGTGATCGTAGCCCATGATCGCCTGCGTGTTCGGCGCGAACCACGCCAGCGCGGCGTAGCCCGCGATGAGGGTAAGATTCGCGATCTCGGCGCGGCCGAGCGCGAGCCGGCTCGGATCGGCCATCCGCACCAACACATAGACAGCCGAGTCGATATTATCGGCGCGGAAGAACACCCAGGCGACGACAACCGAAAGAAACGTTAGCCCGGCAGCCGCCAACGTCGCGGCCGGCCGTAGCCGCGGCGCGACCTCCGGACCAAACCGGTTCCAGGCGTGATTGATACAGAGATAGGCGCCGTGCAGCGCGCCCCAAACCACAAACGTCCAGGCCGCGCCATGCCAGAGGCCCCCGAGCAGCATCGTGATGACAAGGTTGACATAGCGCCACACCGGGCCACGCCGGTTGCCGCCGAGCGGGATGTAGAGATAGTCGCGTAAAAACTGCGACAGCGTCATGTGCCAGCGCCGCCAGAAATCGATGATCGAGGTGGCCTTGTAGGGCGAGTTGAAATTCAGCGGCAGGAAGATGCCGAACATCAGCGATATTCCGATCGCCATGTCGGAATAGCCGGAGAAGTCGAAATAGAGCTGAAACGTATAGGCGAGCGCGCCGGTCCAGGCCTGATCAAAGGTCGGCGACCCCGGACCGAACACGGGTCCGACCAACGGCTGAATGCCGTCGGCCAGACAGGTCTTCTTGAACAGCCCGATCGCAAAGATGATCAGGCCGCACAAAATGAGATGCGGATCCGGGCGTTTTGTTTCGGCACGCTCGAACTGCGGGATCATGTCCCGGTGGTGCAGGATCGGCCCCGCGATCAGATGCGGGAAGTAGGTGACGAACAGCGCGTAATGCGGCAGCGCGTAGCGCGCGACCTTGCCTCGGTAAGCATCGACCAGAAACGCGATCTGGGTGAAGCTATAGAAGGAGATGCCGACCGGCAGCAGGATGTGGACGACAAAGCCGGTAGAAAACAGCGCGTTGAAATTGGCGGCGAGAAAGCCGGCATATTTGAAGATGCCGAGCACAAGCAGATCGCCGGCCACGCCGGCCGTGAGCACCACAAACCGCACCCTGGGGCGCAAATCCCTCGCAATCAAGAGATAGCCGACACCGTAATTGAACGCGATCGACGCCAACAGCAACAGCACGAACGGCCAGTTGCTGAACGCGTAAAACGCCAGAGACGCCAGCGCCAGCCAGATGACCGGGGCCAGATTGCTGCCGCGGCCGAGCGCGAAATAGCCCGCCAGCACGACCGGCAGGAACAAAAAAATGAACGAATAGGAATTGAAGAGCATCGGGCTTTCCCGGCGGGGCCGAAAAGCCTAACCATACAACGCGGGAGGCAACAACCCTGCGCGCCCGGGTGTGGCAATCCGCGCGTTGAGATACGAT harbors:
- a CDS encoding ABC transporter substrate-binding protein — protein: MRKKLSRRDVLQGAANASAALAAGSVFASPARAEAPAPVAISPALVDAAKKEAKVILYSSMDLPVGEKLGKAFEAAYPGISVQIERSGSERLFQRLDQEFGSGIRAADIVNTSDASHIISWKKNGWLAPFVSDDIAQHFLPDYRDPDGMSATSRIYLSSIAYNTKLVKPEDAPKSYADLLDPKWAGKMVKGHPAYSGTIMTATFQLIRELGWDYLDKLSKQRVMQVQSSTDPPKKLSLGERAVMADGNEYGVVLLKEAGQPVEPIYPTEGTPTISGPTAIFASAPHPNAARLFQAWLHTRETQQFFTDYTAQYSAHAQVVPHLGRRKLSDIKLMKEDAAGVEKMAEEIKTRYARLFRV
- a CDS encoding ABC transporter permease encodes the protein MTITTTAAPKARIDWTKPVLSLVALCMVVLIALPMSWLAIYAFTDKARHPTLQNFVTLFTNPDFLDPLLTTAIIATTSALICCLVAAPIGWLVSRTDMPGRQTIRALVTASFVTPPFLGAVAWELLAAPNSGLLNQLYRTLTGAESDSYLFNIYSLTGIIFVISCYTFPFVFVLVANALDNMPGELEDASAILGGKAWTTARRITIPLALPALVAGALIAFLQAMTLFGSPAILALPAGFHTMTTKIWSLFQYPPKLELAAAAAVPLLVLTILLLQGQKFLLGRRGYSVVGGKYGAPRQVELKAWRWVALAFCLVVLLNPVFLPYMALLNAAFSPNATTLVTPSTATWHNVVFVFTELSSTQLALKNTVILGASTATIGTALALVIAYVTTRRVIRGHRILGFLATAPVAVPGIVLGVGLFLSYTRPPFVLYGTLWILLIAFLTINLPSAYQQLQAAFATIHPELEDASRILGATRLQSLRQITAPLLRTGVIATWCFIFIGVMRELSAAIVLFTSQTKVLSVLIYDLNESGDLAAISVLGIAMLVITFAVVMAVNRIPMFGGNATARLRNS
- a CDS encoding MBOAT family O-acyltransferase gives rise to the protein MLFNSYSFIFLFLPVVLAGYFALGRGSNLAPVIWLALASLAFYAFSNWPFVLLLLASIAFNYGVGYLLIARDLRPRVRFVVLTAGVAGDLLVLGIFKYAGFLAANFNALFSTGFVVHILLPVGISFYSFTQIAFLVDAYRGKVARYALPHYALFVTYFPHLIAGPILHHRDMIPQFERAETKRPDPHLILCGLIIFAIGLFKKTCLADGIQPLVGPVFGPGSPTFDQAWTGALAYTFQLYFDFSGYSDMAIGISLMFGIFLPLNFNSPYKATSIIDFWRRWHMTLSQFLRDYLYIPLGGNRRGPVWRYVNLVITMLLGGLWHGAAWTFVVWGALHGAYLCINHAWNRFGPEVAPRLRPAATLAAAGLTFLSVVVAWVFFRADNIDSAVYVLVRMADPSRLALGRAEIANLTLIAGYAALAWFAPNTQAIMGYDHARRTVGDNLAKARLRPWFLYATAAVLAFGILGIQQHSEFIYFRF